In Cyprinus carpio isolate SPL01 chromosome A5, ASM1834038v1, whole genome shotgun sequence, the sequence ctatctgttttcaattattatactattaataaagggggggggggggggggtcggtgTTATATATTTCACTTGAATGTTATAAGTAGCACTGAGTAAatgcagctggataaaacaaattgtgtctgtcttcatttcaggctgcaaagaaacaaaatgtgattaatttaaagtggggtgattcttttctatacccactgtatgtgcCCATCATGTTTTCTCTGCTCTTTTAGGCAAAGATGGATGAGCTCCAGCTCTTTAGGGGGGATACAGTGCTGTTGAAGGGCAAGAAGAGGAGGGAGACCGTTTGCATCGTCCTGTCTGATGACACCTGCTCTGATGAAAAGGTTCGCATGAATAGGGTGGTCCGCAACAACCTCAGAGTGCGCCTTGGTGATGTCATCAGGTaagactgttttctgtttaagcTTTCATTACATATATGCAGACTGAAAAATCCTGGGAGTATTGTATCAGCAGCTTtagagttttaattttaaaatgtacctcTGAATATAAATGTTGGATGGATATTTTATTTGGTGCGTTTTCTGGTTTTCAGTATTCAGCCATGTCCAGATGTGAAGTATGGAAAGCGCATTCACGTTCTGCCCATCGACGACACAGTGGAGGGCATCACTGGCAACCTGTTTGAGGTCTATCTTAAGCCTTACTTCTTGGAGGCTTACCGGCCAATCCGTAAAGGTAAATATgtctataaaaattattataaaagtaataagGTAATAGGTTCTTTTTATTCTGTTCAATTCGTTAACTGtgagattttactttttttaatataaatatatatattttttccaatgtATTTACACTACTGtcaaagtttagggtcagttattttatttttattttgttttggaaaacatttattcagaaaggatgcatttaactgatcaagTGACAGTAGACATTGTTATAAAATACTTCCAtttaagtaatggctgctgaaagttcagctttatCAAAggtagaaatacattttaaaatgtattaaaatcaaagttattttaaatggtagtactataaaatattgtttttactgtattgattAAATTAAgcttttgtgagcataagagacttaaaaaaataaattaaaaaaaaacatttgaacagtctacataatttgataattttagtgcttctgtgGATTCAAGTTCATGATGCTTGGCATGAAGTCTGATTTGTCACCTGATAGATTTGATTTGAAATCTGTCAGGCATGTGAATTTTGGTCGGCTGTGTTTTAAAAGCCCTAGTAAAAGTTTGTGGTTTGTCTAAGACAGCATGAACTGCagtttgtgtataaaacagtgcTTCGTTATTAACAAATTTGGTTTGGCTCTATTTCCATAGGTGATATTTTCCTGGTCAGAGGCGGCATGCGTGCTGTGGAGTTCAAAGTGGTGGAGACTGACCCCAGCCCATACTGTATTGTGGCCCCAGACACAGTGATCCACTGTGAGGGGGAACCCATCAAGAGAGAGGTCAGTAGATTGACACGTTTCAAATATTGTCTGGTTTTAAAGTGGACCATGTTTACGAAGGGtagatgaagtgtgtgtgtgatttataacCGCACACCTGTTTGCAGGATGAGGAAGAGTCTCTGAATGAGGTGGGTTATGATGACATTGGAGGGGTAAGGAAACAGCTCGCCCAAATCAAAGAAATGGTGGAGCTGCCTCTGAGACACCCAGCTCTCTTCAAGGCTATTGGAGTGAAGGTGATTATCTATGCTCTGAGACTTGCACACATTAAAGTGTTATGAGTTCGCAGTCTGAGgttcatttcttgtttgtttagCCTCCCCGTGGCATTCTGCTGTATGGACCCCCTGGAACTGGAAAGACTCTCATCGCTCGTGCTGTGGCAAATGAAACTGGAGCGTTCTTCTTCCTCATCAATGGTGCGGAAGATggcacaaaatataaatatggcTCAATtagttttctttaatggctatttgtatatattttttaaacgcTAAGCACATTTTGAAGTCTTGACATTTTTAATGATCCCAGGCCCTGAGATCATGAGTAAACTGGCAGGTGAATCTGAGAGCAATTTGCGCAAGGCTTTTGAGGAAGCAGAGAAGAATGCACCAGCCATCATCTTTATTGATGAACTCGATGCCATTGCACCAAAAAGAGAGAAGGTAAGATTTCCGCTGGTGTTCAGAGGCTGAAATCTTTGTCATTACAGAAGCTATAGCAGCAGTTGCTTTGCACAAATAATCATCACTTTTTAactgattcattatgctctttttatctgtcagtaaatgatttaatttgtaGCTTTGTgtgtgacattattattattattattattattattattattattattattattattattatttttaactaattcattatgctctttttatattagtaaaaaaatttctaaaaacagTTACAATTTCCCCCCTTACAATTTCTTGATTTCACAGTGTGAAAGACAACATTAAAACACTGACCAGAGCACAgtgttttttaactaaaactattaaagtcacttttgttaattaaaataaagctgtaatcaaatatttttgaaatactcCCTTGGCTGCTAACTTAGAGAAGtacaaaaattgtgaaaaatgaacTGTatatactaacaaaaaaaaaaaagttactaaaactagaaaaaatgtaaatgtaaatctagaaataaaagctaattcagaaTAATACTTGCTCCTGTGATCACCTCACCTGATTTAATCCTGAATATTCTACTTTAACTAGAATCCAGTAGAATAACTTGAATGTTATAATGGACATTATTAGCAGTTTGTACTATGagaatgtttttaactaaaacgTGCCATAATGtcctttattttagtttaatatttgaatgattcaaaGTGCTTGctcaattttaaatgttattaaaaagaaacataGCATTTCCCtactttaaagcaatattttatcaGAGATGTATGCGTGTATGAATGTCTAAtcattcttgtctttttttttttttttttttaaatcagactcATGGTGAGGTGGAAAGGCGCATTGTGTCTCAGCTGCTAACTCTGATGGACGGACTGAAGCAAAGGGCTCATGTCATCGTCATGGCAGCCACTAACAGACCCAACAGCATTGACCCAGCTCTCAGGCGATTCGGTGAAATCTCTTTGCTCCAGTGTTGCTCTGTAAAGAGACCTGACTCAAAAGACATTTTCCGTTGATGTTCGGGCTTCTTTCTGACTCTTAATTTCAGGGCGCTTTGACAGAGAGGTGGACATCGGTATTCCAGATGCTACTGGAAGACTTGAGATACTTCAGATCCACACTAAGAACATGAAGCTTGCAGATGATGTTGATCTGGAGCAGGTGTGTTTCAAAGAATGGCAGAACATTCAGTGCTCAGTGATTCATCCTCAGaattttgagccaagtggattataaattttaaatgcatccctccaaaatattgaattttcatatatatctctctctctctgttttgtttCACCATTTGCCTTTAGGTGGCAAATGAGACCCATGGCCACGTGGGTGCTGATCTTGCCGCCCTTTGCTCAGAGGCTGCCCTGCAAGCCATCAGAAAGAAAATGGACCTCATCGATCTGGAGGATGAGACTATTGATGCAGAGGTTATGAACTCCCTGGCTGTGACAATGGATGACTTCAGGGTGAGGATCTTTTATCTCCGATACAATCAACCATCTGACCAATTAAATGAGGAAATTGCATTCAGAAACTTGAGGCATTGATTTATCACCATCTTCTACCTAACAGTGGGCTCTTAGCCAGAGCAACCCCTCTGCCCTGAGAGAGACAGTTGTGGAGGTGCCCAACATCACCTGGGAGGATATTGGTGGTCTTGATGATGTCAAGAGAGAGCTGCAGGAGCTGGTGCAGGTGATAAGCGCACAAGTCTTGTTCTGTATTTCTGACAACAGCGTGTTCACACAGCTACACTTTAAAACTGCTTCTGACACATCCTTACCAATTTTCTGTCCTTTTTAGTACCCAGTGGAGCATCCAGACAAATTCCTTAAGTTTGGCATGACCCCATCCAAGGGTGTGCTGTTCTATGGACCACCAGGTTGTGGTAAAACCCTGCTGGCCAAGGCCATTGCCAATGAGTGCCAGGCCAACTTCATCTCAATCAAGGGCCCAGAACTGCTTACTATGTGGTTTGGAGAATCAGAGGCTAATGTCCGTGAGATCTTTGACAAGGTATGCCATTTTATATTTTCTACCAGGGAGTTTCTGACTCTGTCctgtttattacattttcaatgtGTATTTAGACACATTATGCTTTTCAGTGGCCATAGGTCTACTGATCTTGTTTGTTCTTGCAGCAACTATAATGGCATTTAAATTAAGGATCCAATCAAAAATTGTCCTGCTGTCTCATTGTCCTCCTCCAGGCTCGTCAAGCTGCTCCTTGTGTGCTCTTCTTTGACGAATTGGACTCCATTGCTAAGGCTCGTGGAGGAAACGTTGGTGATGGTGGCGGCGCTGCTGACAGAGTCATTAACCAGATTCTCACAGAAATGGATGGTATGTCCAGCAAGAAGAATGTCTTCATCATTGGGGCCACCAACAGACCAGACATCATTGACCCTGCCATCCTCAGACCTGGCCGACTGGACCAGCTAATCTACATTCCACTGCCTGATGAGAAGTCTCGCATGGCCATTCTCAAAGCTAACCTCAGGAAGTCTCCAATCTCAAAGGTCATAatggatgtttttttgtgtgtgtgtgttctttttaaatgggtttttatttaaatagtgggcaactttacaataaggtttcattaatgttaatgtattaactaacactaacaatacatttattacagtatttatttctttattaatgttgatgtaaatacagtcattcattgatagttcatgttaattctcagtgcattaatgttaacaagtaggactgcacgattaatcaaaaataaaccgCAAAGGcgataaatcgcgattaggcagaagctgcaattatgcgtatctttcagtgaagcacggttctttgatcagcagtaaatctccatccgaaggccagagggcgctctcgcactgaaactccaaatacgcctcgcagaagaaacccaggaaacacagcagctgaataaacagaagatttaactgctttcattaattcaacatgactaataaacacatgactaCGACattatatggtttatctgaggttgtcttattataattaataaagtatataataatggaATGCTAatgacatagcctttatcactgcttagaatattatgaaatgttgCGTGACTCATTCTAAGAAGCCACaacatctcacagaaggatttatttcaaacactcgactgacgttatgaagtgagtttggagtaaaaacatgttattaaacgtggtattttcacatgctttcagatggagcagcatttactacacagagccgtagttcactgacaagccacgcaaacagctgtcataatCGCAGAACAATTTCTTCGATTTTCATAATTGCGCAATTAAATCGTCTGCAATTATGAACAcgattttgcgtagcttgtcagtgagcTGTGTTGTAattgctgctccatctgaaagcatgtgatggagatttactactaatcacagaaccggctttactgacaagatgcgcatgacaatcacatttgaTTAATCGTGACACCatattaacaagcacaacttttgatttgaataatctattagtaaatgttgaaattcaacattaagattaataaatactgtagaagtattgttcattcttagatcatgttaactaatgaaccttattataaagtgttaccaaattaattATAAAGTG encodes:
- the LOC109046179 gene encoding transitional endoplasmic reticulum ATPase → MASGGESKNDDLSTAILKQKNRPNRLIVDESINEDNSVVSLSQAKMDELQLFRGDTVLLKGKKRRETVCIVLSDDTCSDEKVRMNRVVRNNLRVRLGDVISIQPCPDVKYGKRIHVLPIDDTVEGITGNLFEVYLKPYFLEAYRPIRKGDIFLVRGGMRAVEFKVVETDPSPYCIVAPDTVIHCEGEPIKREDEEESLNEVGYDDIGGVRKQLAQIKEMVELPLRHPALFKAIGVKPPRGILLYGPPGTGKTLIARAVANETGAFFFLINGPEIMSKLAGESESNLRKAFEEAEKNAPAIIFIDELDAIAPKREKTHGEVERRIVSQLLTLMDGLKQRAHVIVMAATNRPNSIDPALRRFGRFDREVDIGIPDATGRLEILQIHTKNMKLADDVDLEQVANETHGHVGADLAALCSEAALQAIRKKMDLIDLEDETIDAEVMNSLAVTMDDFRWALSQSNPSALRETVVEVPNITWEDIGGLDDVKRELQELVQYPVEHPDKFLKFGMTPSKGVLFYGPPGCGKTLLAKAIANECQANFISIKGPELLTMWFGESEANVREIFDKARQAAPCVLFFDELDSIAKARGGNVGDGGGAADRVINQILTEMDGMSSKKNVFIIGATNRPDIIDPAILRPGRLDQLIYIPLPDEKSRMAILKANLRKSPISKDVDLDYLAKMTNGFSGADLTEICQRACKLAIRESIENEIRRERERQTNPSAMEVEEDDPVPEIRKDHFEEAMRFARRSVSDNDIRKYEMFAQTLQQSRGFGSFRFPSSNQGGSGPSQGSSGGGGGPIFNEDNDDDLYG